A single window of Anaerocolumna chitinilytica DNA harbors:
- a CDS encoding flagellin N-terminal helical domain-containing protein, producing MVIQHNMAAANTNRQLGITGSAQAKSTEKLSSGYRINRAGDDAAGLSISEKMRGQIKGLEQASTNAQDGISLIQTAEGALNETHSILQRMRELTVQASNDTNTSVDRTAITEELGQLTNEVTRIATQTEFNKKVLMSGDYSATGSMITLQVGANGAQSIGFNISDMQASALSIDSVSSNVSAYSAATNQISVIDAAIAKVSSQRSTMGAMQNRLEHTIANADNTAENLTAAESRIRDVDMAKEMVTYSKNNILQQAAQSMLAQANQSTQGVLSLLR from the coding sequence ATGGTAATTCAACACAATATGGCTGCAGCCAACACAAACAGACAGTTAGGTATTACAGGATCAGCTCAGGCTAAATCTACAGAAAAGTTATCATCCGGTTACAGAATCAATCGTGCAGGTGATGATGCAGCAGGACTTTCTATTTCTGAAAAAATGCGTGGACAGATCAAAGGTTTAGAGCAAGCATCTACAAATGCACAGGATGGTATTTCACTTATTCAGACAGCAGAAGGTGCTTTAAATGAAACACATTCTATTCTGCAAAGAATGAGAGAACTCACAGTACAGGCATCTAATGATACAAATACCAGCGTAGACCGTACTGCTATCACAGAAGAATTAGGACAGCTTACAAACGAAGTTACAAGAATCGCAACACAGACAGAGTTCAATAAAAAAGTGTTGATGAGCGGTGACTATTCTGCAACAGGCTCTATGATAACACTTCAGGTTGGTGCAAATGGCGCACAGAGTATCGGATTCAATATCAGTGATATGCAGGCTAGTGCATTAAGCATTGATAGCGTAAGCAGCAATGTAAGTGCATACAGCGCAGCTACCAATCAGATTTCTGTAATTGATGCAGCTATTGCAAAAGTATCTTCCCAGCGTTCTACTATGGGTGCTATGCAGAACCGTTTAGAGCATACCATTGCTAATGCAGATAATACTGCTGAGAATCTTACTGCAGCAGAATCCCGTATCCGTGATGTTGATATGGCTAAAGAGATGGTTACATACTCTAAAAATAATATCTTACAGCAGGCTGCTCAATCAATGCTTGCACAGGCTAACCAGTCAACACAGGGCGTACTTTCTCTGTTAAGATAA
- the flgN gene encoding flagellar export chaperone FlgN — MSENQNEVYIRIMLDTLYKKDKLLTSLIDITREQERLLEEKEFSMDSFESLMEDKEKFIVELNQLEDGFEALYQRLVKVLPEASGLWENIQKAQQLIRSIMDKSMTLQALEARNKERLLLYLAGKRQEIKSFKSGSKAAELYQHNMVNQHQDGQSYFLDKKK; from the coding sequence ATGTCAGAAAATCAGAATGAAGTTTATATCCGTATTATGTTAGATACCTTATATAAAAAAGACAAACTTCTTACCTCTTTAATAGATATTACCAGGGAGCAGGAAAGGCTGTTAGAGGAGAAGGAGTTTTCTATGGACAGTTTTGAGAGCTTGATGGAGGATAAAGAGAAGTTTATCGTTGAGTTAAACCAGTTGGAGGATGGCTTTGAGGCTTTGTACCAACGGTTGGTTAAGGTACTTCCGGAGGCTTCAGGTCTGTGGGAGAATATTCAAAAAGCGCAGCAGTTAATACGCAGCATAATGGATAAAAGCATGACTCTTCAGGCCTTAGAGGCTAGGAATAAGGAGAGGCTGCTCCTCTATCTGGCAGGTAAACGTCAAGAAATAAAAAGTTTTAAGTCTGGCAGCAAAGCTGCGGAATTATATCAGCATAACATGGTCAATCAGCATCAGGATGGACAGTCTTACTTTTTAGACAAAAAAAAATAA
- the fliS gene encoding flagellar export chaperone FliS: MAINAASTYQNNAIKTASPAELTLSLYEGAIKFSNMALMAIESSDTEKCHINIVKAENIIMELRYTLDHKYPVAKEFEKVYDYIYRCLVDANVKKEKEILEEALSYIREMRDTWKEVMKVAKAQ; encoded by the coding sequence ATGGCAATCAATGCAGCATCTACTTATCAGAACAACGCAATCAAGACAGCTTCCCCGGCTGAGCTTACTTTAAGCCTTTATGAAGGAGCAATTAAATTCTCCAATATGGCTTTGATGGCTATTGAGAGTAGTGATACAGAAAAGTGTCATATTAATATTGTAAAAGCAGAAAATATTATTATGGAGCTGCGTTATACTCTGGATCATAAGTATCCGGTAGCAAAGGAATTTGAAAAAGTATATGATTATATTTATCGATGCCTTGTGGATGCTAATGTAAAGAAGGAGAAGGAAATCCTGGAGGAAGCCCTTAGCTATATCAGAGAAATGCGTGACACTTGGAAAGAAGTTATGAAAGTGGCAAAAGCACAGTAA
- the fliD gene encoding flagellar filament capping protein FliD, with translation MAIRMSGLISNLDTDSIIKELMTAKSAKKTKLEQQKTKLEWKQEKWADLNTKIYKLYTDQLSKVRLSGNYSTKKVISGNENLVTATATTAAGSGTHTIEIKSLASAQYITGAQVENLKSSDTLASKGIAAGTIIRVTVGTGDSAVVKELEVKDGTSITDFVNTMKDAGLNASFDESQGRFFISSKKTGQAGVFSIATYSADPGKAAALTTAADKLKQEAGLTDDQVTAYRTLLVDLNNKQKTYDSVKDVTSWSKLQDAKQKVADMEEGFYKQKAGQEIISERLAELKLAATDENAAAYKDYKDVETAVQRSYYKLDVDGKVMVPLEFTPAALSNAKSALRQQATATIDQKMKDGTLVYNDPDPAKNVAARNADIDAEYKRLYETYGATEEEGLNNKAKESYQKSLDSALSNAAKAYIATDAGAAKVTARAADLKAETGADSISGAVGAYKTALTDYIGTPVTSAPALLSNLGLADMKVDVSADGKTTTVSPVAGGPTGFILKGSTDAKVSLDGADMTVTGNTLTAAGVTYNLKGAQVGTTVSINVTNDSQSVYDMIKGFIKGYNDVLKEMNTLYNADSAKGYEPLTDDQKQAMSDKQIELWEDKIKDSLLRRDDSLDSVINTFRTSLQGGITIGGKNYTLASLGIVTGSYTEKGLLHIEGDSEDAAYSSKTNKLMDALSSNPEAVANALSGIFGQLSSGLQDKMKSTSLNSALTFYNDKEMKSQVTQYTKDIKDWTTKLKDIEDRYYKQFSAMETALAKIQSSTKSLTNLIGG, from the coding sequence ATGGCAATAAGAATGTCAGGATTGATATCAAACTTAGATACTGATTCTATTATCAAAGAGCTTATGACGGCAAAGTCAGCCAAAAAGACGAAGCTTGAACAGCAGAAGACAAAACTGGAATGGAAACAGGAAAAATGGGCTGATCTGAATACAAAAATCTATAAGCTATATACAGACCAGCTTTCTAAAGTTCGTTTGTCAGGTAATTATAGTACGAAGAAAGTAATTTCAGGAAATGAAAATTTAGTTACAGCAACTGCAACAACAGCTGCAGGAAGCGGAACCCATACCATTGAAATAAAAAGCCTTGCTTCTGCCCAATATATAACAGGAGCACAGGTTGAGAACTTAAAAAGCAGTGATACTCTGGCATCCAAAGGAATAGCAGCAGGTACTATTATACGTGTTACAGTGGGAACGGGTGATAGTGCTGTTGTGAAGGAACTGGAGGTTAAAGATGGCACGAGTATTACCGATTTTGTAAATACTATGAAAGATGCTGGTCTGAATGCAAGTTTTGATGAAAGTCAAGGAAGATTTTTTATCAGCAGTAAAAAGACCGGACAAGCAGGAGTATTTTCTATAGCAACTTATTCAGCTGACCCTGGGAAAGCAGCCGCCCTTACAACAGCAGCAGATAAGCTGAAACAAGAAGCGGGACTTACAGATGACCAGGTAACTGCTTACCGTACTTTATTGGTGGATTTGAATAATAAACAGAAGACTTACGACTCGGTCAAAGATGTCACTTCATGGTCAAAGCTCCAGGATGCTAAGCAAAAGGTAGCCGATATGGAGGAGGGTTTCTATAAGCAAAAGGCTGGACAGGAGATAATCTCAGAACGTTTAGCAGAACTAAAACTTGCAGCTACGGATGAAAATGCTGCTGCTTATAAGGACTACAAAGATGTTGAGACTGCTGTACAGAGGAGCTATTATAAACTTGATGTTGATGGTAAAGTAATGGTTCCGTTAGAATTTACACCGGCAGCTTTAAGTAACGCAAAAAGTGCTCTGAGACAGCAAGCAACTGCCACTATCGATCAAAAAATGAAAGATGGAACACTTGTCTATAATGATCCGGATCCGGCTAAGAATGTGGCTGCAAGAAACGCTGATATTGATGCAGAATACAAAAGGCTTTATGAAACATATGGAGCCACAGAGGAGGAAGGGTTAAATAATAAGGCGAAAGAATCCTATCAGAAGTCTTTGGATTCAGCACTTTCAAATGCAGCCAAAGCTTATATAGCAACGGATGCAGGAGCGGCTAAGGTAACGGCCAGGGCGGCTGATTTGAAAGCGGAAACAGGAGCGGACTCTATATCCGGTGCCGTAGGTGCATATAAGACGGCCCTAACCGACTATATAGGGACTCCGGTGACATCAGCACCGGCGCTTCTCTCTAATCTTGGCTTAGCAGATATGAAGGTTGATGTATCCGCAGATGGTAAGACTACTACAGTGTCTCCGGTAGCCGGAGGTCCAACTGGGTTTATATTAAAGGGTTCCACGGATGCCAAGGTGAGTCTTGATGGAGCGGATATGACAGTCACAGGCAATACTCTTACAGCTGCAGGTGTTACATATAACCTGAAGGGCGCCCAGGTTGGTACAACGGTAAGTATTAACGTGACAAATGATTCTCAGTCGGTTTATGATATGATCAAAGGGTTTATAAAGGGCTATAATGATGTACTAAAAGAAATGAACACCCTGTATAATGCAGATTCCGCTAAGGGTTATGAACCTCTGACAGATGATCAGAAGCAGGCTATGTCTGATAAGCAGATTGAATTGTGGGAGGATAAGATTAAGGATTCGCTGCTTCGTAGAGACGATAGCCTGGACAGTGTAATAAATACCTTTAGAACCAGTCTGCAGGGAGGAATTACCATTGGCGGCAAGAATTATACTCTGGCATCACTTGGTATTGTAACGGGTTCTTATACGGAAAAGGGTCTATTACATATTGAAGGAGATTCGGAGGACGCTGCGTATTCTTCCAAAACTAATAAGTTAATGGACGCGCTCTCATCAAATCCGGAGGCTGTTGCAAATGCATTGTCAGGTATCTTCGGACAGTTGTCCTCTGGTTTGCAGGATAAGATGAAGTCTACTTCACTCAACAGTGCGCTTACCTTTTACAATGACAAGGAAATGAAAAGCCAGGTTACACAATATACCAAGGACATAAAGGATTGGACAACAAAATTGAAGGATATTGAGGACAGGTATTATAAGCAGTTCTCAGCTATGGAAACAGCTCTTGCTAAAATTCAATCCAGCACCAAATCTTTAACGAACCTAATCGGTGGTTAA
- a CDS encoding flagellar protein FlaG, which produces MAIESVTTGVYNDTVNRKEPVYTSGSPVKQNQASTVNVSANPAPAVIYKDNESDGSQSNTAGKNNDDAARQIRATIAEANFKATRTRCEYSVDEKTNRISIKMIDEETDEVIKEIPPEKSLEMLAKVWELAGILVDEKR; this is translated from the coding sequence ATGGCAATTGAAAGTGTAACAACAGGTGTTTATAACGACACGGTCAATAGGAAGGAACCCGTTTATACTTCAGGGTCTCCTGTAAAACAGAATCAAGCAAGTACAGTGAATGTTTCAGCTAACCCGGCTCCTGCAGTAATTTATAAGGATAATGAATCCGATGGCTCTCAGAGCAATACGGCAGGAAAAAATAATGATGATGCAGCAAGACAAATTCGTGCAACAATAGCGGAAGCTAATTTTAAGGCAACAAGAACGAGATGTGAATATTCTGTAGATGAAAAGACTAATAGGATCTCCATCAAAATGATCGATGAAGAAACCGATGAAGTTATCAAAGAAATACCACCGGAAAAAAGCCTTGAAATGTTAGCAAAGGTCTGGGAACTGGCGGGAATATTGGTAGATGAAAAACGCTAG
- the csrA gene encoding carbon storage regulator CsrA, with protein MLALSRKIGESIIIGNDIELTILEVKGDQVKIGINAPKSIPVYRKEIYLQITDSNKEAASSEATVDILMNLFQK; from the coding sequence ATGTTAGCGCTATCCAGAAAAATCGGTGAATCAATCATAATCGGTAATGACATAGAACTGACTATTCTTGAAGTAAAGGGTGATCAGGTGAAGATAGGGATAAATGCTCCTAAGTCAATTCCTGTTTATCGCAAAGAAATTTATTTGCAGATTACGGATTCGAATAAAGAAGCGGCGAGCAGTGAGGCTACGGTTGATATCTTAATGAATCTGTTCCAAAAGTAA
- the fliW gene encoding flagellar assembly protein FliW produces MLIRTKHFGEIDLEENKIIEFPQGIMGLEGYNKYTILYDIEEGEKPTISWLQCIEEPGLAIPVMNPLIVKSDYNPTIEDALLTPLGEMSNENVLVFVSVTVPEDMTKVTVNLKAPFIINSDTRKGCQIMVENNDYPVKYNIYEAIRKMKEARKED; encoded by the coding sequence ATGCTTATAAGGACGAAACATTTTGGTGAAATTGATTTAGAAGAAAATAAGATCATAGAATTTCCACAGGGAATTATGGGTCTCGAAGGATATAATAAATATACTATTCTTTATGATATTGAAGAAGGTGAGAAACCAACTATTTCATGGCTCCAATGCATCGAAGAACCTGGGCTTGCAATTCCGGTTATGAATCCTTTGATTGTGAAATCGGATTATAATCCAACGATAGAAGATGCATTGTTAACCCCTTTAGGAGAAATGAGCAATGAGAATGTACTGGTGTTTGTATCAGTCACAGTTCCTGAAGATATGACGAAGGTCACAGTTAATTTGAAAGCACCTTTTATCATTAACTCAGATACTCGAAAAGGGTGTCAGATCATGGTTGAGAATAATGATTATCCTGTGAAGTATAACATCTATGAAGCCATCCGCAAAATGAAAGAGGCAAGGAAGGAGGATTAG